The following are encoded in a window of Methanoregula sp. UBA64 genomic DNA:
- a CDS encoding carbonic anhydrase: MIDNLLLGNDKFRESDFTQNIDHYRDLVEAQHPKVLWLGCSDSRVNPERITEARAGEIFVQRNIGNIVPDHDWNFATVLEFAIVHLRVEDIVICGHSDCGAIKAMDMQTTDAYIPLWLSNARVAKERVDAKMPTPKTPDEIKARFTAIEQENVKLQLEHLLTYPLVKNAVAEGKIQVHGLYYDLETGVLNRIC; the protein is encoded by the coding sequence ATGATCGACAACCTGCTCCTGGGAAACGACAAGTTCCGCGAATCCGACTTTACGCAAAATATCGATCACTACCGGGATCTTGTCGAGGCACAGCACCCGAAGGTGCTCTGGCTGGGGTGCTCCGACTCCCGGGTGAACCCTGAACGGATCACCGAGGCCCGCGCCGGCGAGATCTTTGTCCAGCGGAATATCGGGAACATTGTGCCCGACCATGACTGGAACTTTGCAACGGTGCTCGAATTTGCCATCGTACACCTCCGGGTCGAGGACATTGTTATCTGCGGGCACTCGGACTGCGGGGCAATTAAGGCCATGGACATGCAGACCACGGATGCGTATATCCCGCTCTGGCTCAGCAATGCCCGGGTGGCAAAGGAGCGTGTGGATGCAAAAATGCCAACGCCAAAAACTCCTGACGAGATCAAGGCCCGGTTTACGGCGATCGAGCAGGAGAATGTGAAACTCCAGCTCGAACACCTGCTGACCTATCCTCTGGTGAAAAATGCGGTTGCTGAAGGGAAGATCCAGGTTCACGGGCTTTATTACGATCTCGAGACCGGGGTATTAAACCGGATCTGCTAA